One window of Papaver somniferum cultivar HN1 chromosome 9, ASM357369v1, whole genome shotgun sequence genomic DNA carries:
- the LOC113311430 gene encoding vicilin-like seed storage protein At2g18540, producing the protein MEYKDSDLVPSTYNIYGFNKEDEEEINETKVHIEEHNNAIQEEGGQVNQKTRGKSKKGKVVEGNEMTKNKRETPTTKEKQIPREGGKMNRSRGKRVQGQEAEESIEIQNLQNKFKDSREDEEMAQLKEELYEERRRKQADSDIQEERYAMGRSRTEEKHYARKREGLGQGEQKEREDLKKAIESSRREFREREYQMQ; encoded by the exons ATGGAATACAAGGACTCGGATCTTGTACCTTCTACATATaacatatatgggttcaataaG gaggatgaggaggaaatCAATGAAACAAAAGTTCATATTGAGGAACATAACAACGCAATTCAAGAGGAAGGAGGCCAGGTCAATCAAAAGACAAGGGGAAAGTCCAAGAAGGGGAAGGTTgttgaaggaaatgaaatgacAAAGAACAAAAGGGAAACTCCCACGACAAAGGAGAAACAAATTCCACGAGAAGGAGGGAAGATGAACCGGTCAAGAGGAAAAAGGGTGCAAGGACAAGAGGCAGAGGAAAGCATTGAAATACAAAATTTGCAGAATAAATTTAAAGACAGTCGCGAAGACGAGGAGATGGCCCAGCTAAAGGAGGAACTTTACGAAGAGAGGCGAAG GAAGCAGGCAGATAGTGATATACAGGAGGAGAGATATGCTATGGGAAGATCACGAACTGAAGAAAAACATTACGCACGAAAACGAGAAGGTCTAGGGCAAGGTGAGCAAAAGGAGCGAGAAGACTTGAAGAAAGCCATCGAAAGCAGCAGAAGAGAATTCAGGGAAAGAGAGTATCAAATGCAATAA
- the LOC113308859 gene encoding ubiquitin carboxyl-terminal hydrolase 12-like, with protein MNVESSFAITSQTDRNNTVKLEGKDIFLENSGEGWGWPEFMPLSELHDPTKGYIVDDTCIITVEVTCWMKEEEDTTLKENDPAEVPEAKRTKIKDERQ; from the exons ATGAACGTGGAGTCCAGTTTTGCGATTACTAGTCAAACGGATCGCAACAACACAGTGAAATTGG AGGGAAAAGACATTTTTCTTGAAAATAGTGGTGAAGGGTGGGGTTGGCCAGAATTCATGCCTCTTAGTGAACTCCATGACCCTACTAAGGGCTATATCGTGGATGATACTTGTATTATCACAGTCGAGGTTACTTGCTGGATGAAAGAGGAGGAGGACACAACATTGAAAGAGAACGATCCAGCTGAGGTCCCAGAGGCAAAGCGTACCAAAATCAAAGATGAAAGACAGTAA
- the LOC113311431 gene encoding MATH domain and coiled-coil domain-containing protein At3g58210-like, translated as MALATEMEEIYSSSGVKFNWKIKKISTSGAIFTDTDVFSIGATKWKARIYPEGFGTVFDHLSLYLLAVDLTENVDTEFTFAVTSQTDRNNTVRKKRKVIYVETSVQGFGWTYFMPLHKLHDPNNGYIVDDSCVISIEVTCWMKQEDSTLKESDPHKLPEAKRAKIKDVRKLSMI; from the exons ATGGCTCTGGCGACTGAAATGGAAGAGATTTATTCATCTTCAGGTGTTAAATTCAACTGGAAGATCAAAAAAATTTCAACTTCTGGAGCAATTTTTACTGACACTGATGTTTTCTCTATTGGCGCTACTAAGTG GAAAGCAAGGATTTATCCAGAGGGATTTGGGACAGTGTTTGACCACTTATCACTCTACCTACTCGCCGTAGACTTGACAGAAAACGTCGACACGGAGTTCACTTTTGCCGTTACCAGTCAAACTGATCGCAACAACACagtgagaaaga AACGAAAAGTGATTTATGTTGAAACGAGTGTCCAAGGGTTTGGTTGGACATATTTCATGCCTCTTCACAAACTTCATGACCCGAATAACGGCTATATTGTGGATGATAGTTGTGTCATCTCAATTGAGGTTACTTGCTGGATGAAACAGGAGGATTCAACACTGAAAGAGAGCGATCCACACAAGCTCCCAGAGGCAAAGCGTGCCaaaatcaaagacgtaaggaagtTGAGTATGATTTGA
- the LOC113307676 gene encoding glutathione S-transferase DHAR2-like: MTTMNLLIFSVLLLSSLAVSTMALEVCVKAAVGAPDHLGDCPFSQRVLLTLEEKKIPYQMHLIDLSNKPKWFLEINPGGKVPVVKFDGKWVPDSDVITQILEKKYRKPSLVTPPQYASVGSKIFGSFVTFLKSKNATDGSEQALMSELTVLDKHLNAHGPYVSGEEISAVDLSLAPKLYHLDVALGHFKKWNVPRNLTHVKKYMKLLFSRESFVKTAAKKKYLIAAWAPKVNP; this comes from the exons ATGACCACCATGAATCTACTCATCTTCTCTGTTCTTTTGCTCAGCTCACTTGCTGTCTCAACAATGGCTTTGGAAGTCTGTGTGAAAGCAGCTGTTGGTGCTCCTGATCACCTGGGTGACT GTCCTTTCAGTCAAAGGGTTCTTCTTACTTTAGAAGAGAAGAAAATTCCATACCAGATGCATTTGATTGACCTTTCTAATAAACCCAAATG GTTCTTGGAGATTAATCCAGGAGGTAAGGTACCAGTAGTCAAATTTGATGGTAAATGGGTACCTGATTCTGATGTTATTACTCAGATTCTTGAGAAAAAGTACCGAAAACCATCTCTTGTAACTCCGCCTCAATATGCCTCAGT AGGATCGAAGATATTCGGATCTTTTGTTACCTTCTTGAAGAGTAAGAATGCTACTGATGGTTCAGAGCAGGCATTGATGTCTGAATTGACTGTGTTGGATAAGCACCTTAATGCTCAT gGTCCTTATGTCAGCGGAGAGGAGATTTCTGCTGTTGATTTGAGTTTAGCACCTAAGCTTTACCACCTTGATGTCGCTCTTGGGCATTTCAAGAAATGGAATGTTCCAAGAAATTTGACTCATGTCAAAAAATACATGAAG TTACTGTTCTCCCGAGAGTCATTCGTCAAAACTGCAGCAAAGAAGAAGTACCTCATTGCAGCATGGGCACCCAAGGTCAAtccttga